In the Brassica napus cultivar Da-Ae chromosome A7, Da-Ae, whole genome shotgun sequence genome, one interval contains:
- the LOC106408576 gene encoding uncharacterized protein At4g04775-like produces MSSSSSVSGNTYFHRRHVERGTPKQCWCGKPAELCTSASRANPGRLYYCCRKGYIKRHLFKWADECLVEEVEDMKSVMSDMTKGISDLRVDVGRLEKELGKAEKMKCLMFPVVVCGFGMAIFWHYFFA; encoded by the exons atgtcttcttcatcatctgtgTCTGGTAACACTTACTTTCACCGCCGGCATGTGGAAAGAGGAACGCCGAAACAGTGTTGGTGTGGTAAACCCGCTGAATTATGTACATCTGCATCACGGGCTAATCCAGGAAGACTGTACTATTGCTGTCGCAAAGGATATATTaag AGACATTTATTCAAATGGGCGGACGAGTGCTTGGTGGAAGAGGTAGAAGATATGAAATCGGTGATGAGTGACATGACCAAAGGCATATCAGATCTGAGAGTAGACGTTGGTCGGTTGGAGAAAGAACTCGGTAAAGCGGaaaagatgaagtgtttgatgttTCCAGTGGTGGTTTGTGGGTTTGGTATGGCCATATTTTGGCACTATTTCTTTGCGTAG
- the LOC106408574 gene encoding B3 domain-containing protein REM7-like — protein MLRLSYIFRHYLLYTRKKKRNHFRPNAKKKKSSRRQAISKRLDTKMPNSHKPHFLKPLLPDFHSGVTIPLGFFSQHIEGKTNRKTWKLRSDATDQTWEVIQEGRRLTGGWKDFTTAHDLQIGDIVIFKHEGDMVFHVTPFGPSCCEIQYTHPHIIKEEADADDAPSFSFDYCFQAEVTASNLKEDKLYLPEGATTCTALNKQCQEIILVNKEGNSWTVSLRFSEADGMYYIRRGWRKFCRANRCAIGDLFVFNVVGDGKTTPLMCVCPEREE, from the exons atgttacggctgagttatattttCCGGCATTATTTACTTtacacaaggaaaaaaaaaagaaatcattttCGTCCCAAcgcgaaaaaaaagaaaagctctcgacGACAGGCGATTTCGAAGCGTCTCGATACGAAG ATGCCTAATTCGCACAAACCTCATTTCTTGAAGCCTCTGCTTCCCGATTTCCACAGTGGCGTG ACAATACCACTTGGCTTCTTCTCACAGCACATAGAAGGGAAGACAAACCGGAAAACATGGAAACTAAGATCGGACGCTACAGATCAAACTTGGGAAGTGATACAAGAAGGCAGGAGACTCACCGGAGGTTGGAAAGATTTCACCACAGCACATGACCTTCAAATCGGTGACATTGTCATCTTCAAACACGAAGGAGATATGGTGTTTCATGTCACACCATTTGGTCCTAGCTGTTGTGAGATTCAGTATACACATCCTCACATCATCAAGGAAGAAGCCGATGCGGATGATGCTCCTTCTTTCTCATTTGACTATTGTTTTCAGGCTGAGGTCACTGCTTCGAATCTAAAAGAAGACAAACTT TATCTTCCTGAGGGAGCTACGACTTGTACTGCTTTGAACAAACAATGCCAAGAGATAATACTTGTCAACAAAGAGGGAAATTCATGGACTGTGAGTTTGCGATTTAGCGAAGCAGACGGCATGTATTACATCAGAAGAGGCTGGAGAAAGTTCTGTCGTGCTAACAGATGCGCCATAGGAGACTTATTTGTGTTCAATGTGGTTGGAGATGGGAAAACTACTCCACTAATGTGTGTATGTCCGGAAAGGGAAGAGTGA
- the LOC125576089 gene encoding uncharacterized protein LOC125576089 encodes MEYWKSHRTLKCAREIDEGTPECGFELLPSYLYMIRRANPNTVTRLQIDELGRFMYVFLAFGASVNGFPFMRKVVVVDGTFLNGKYKGTLLTALAQDGNFQIFPIAFAVVDTENDDSWNWFFTQLKVLIPDQEGLAIISDRHNSIGKAITNVYPLAARGICTYHLYKNILGRYKGKDVFRLVKKAARCFRMSDFDMIFEEIEALNPDLHGYLERADVRLWTRVYFPGERYNLMTTNIAESMNRALSHARGLNIVRILESIRVMMTRWFAERRVDARSQSTTLTRGVEKLLQGRVSASRDWTVQRIDDHHTEVKYGAAGESLNVVNLVERKCTCRRFDVEKIPCVHAIAAAEERNVSRISLCSPYYKSTYLASAYAESVMPVDSALPVPDNVANVQCFPPFIRQQPGRPKKIG; translated from the exons ATGGAATATTGGAAATCACACCGGACGCTTAAATGTGCAAGGGAAATCGATGAGGGCACACCTGAGTGTGGTTTTGAACTCTTGCCTTCTTACTTATACATGATAAGAAGGGCAAATCCGAATACAGTTACGCGTCTTCAAATCGATGAGCTTGGAAGATTCATGTATGTGTTTCTTGCGTTTGGTGCGAGCGTTAATGGGTTTCCTTTCATGCGCAAAGTTGTTGTCGTCGACGGTACGTTTCTTAATGGTAAATATAAAGGGACGCTACTCACAGCACTAGCTCAGGATGGTAACTTTCAGATTTTTCCAATAGCCTTCGCAGTGGTTGACACTGAAAATGATGATTCGTGGAATTGGTTTTTTACGCAACTAAAAGTGTTGATTCCTGACCAGGAGGGTCTTGCGATAATATCAGATAGGCATAACTCGATAGGGAAAGCAATTACAAATGTGTATCCGTTAGCTGCTCGTGGAATATGCACCTATCATTTGTATAAAAACATATTGGGACGGTACAAAGGAAAAGATGTATTTCGGCTGGTGAAGAAAGCGGCGAGATGTTTTAGAATGTCTGACTTTGATATGATTTTCGAGGAGATTGAAGCACTTAATCCTGATCTCCACGGCTACCTCGAAAGAGCTGATGTCAGACTGTGGACACGTGTTTATTTCCCGGGCGAGaggtacaatttgatgactacgaACATAGCGGAATCAATGAACAGAGCATTATCGCATGCTAGAGGTCTTAACATTGTTCGAATATTGGAATCGATACGGGTTATGATGACCAGATGGTTTGCTGAACGAAGAGTGGATGCCAGATCGCAGTCAACCACACTCACGCGCGGTGTGGAGAAACTATTACAA GGACGTGTAAGTGCCTCCCGGGATTGGACGGTTCAAAGGATTGATGACCATCACACTGAAGTTAAATATGGCGCTGCTGGCGAGTCTTTGAATGTTGTTAATTTGGTTGAGCGAAAGTGCACATGTCGGCGTTTCGATGTCGAGAAAATACCATGTGTACACGCAATCGCAGCTGCAGAGGAAAGAAATGTTTCTCGTATATCACTGTGCAGTCCTTACTATAAAAGCACTTATTTAGCTAGCGCATACGCTGAATCGGTCATGCCGGTTGACTCAGCGCTACCTGTTCCAGATAACGTGGCTAACGTACAGTGCTTTCCACCGTTTATTCGTCAACAACCGGGAAGACctaaaaaaataggatga
- the LOC106360939 gene encoding multiple organellar RNA editing factor 6, mitochondrial — protein sequence MAKSLSRSTVSRVATRIFPTSRAASPSPLPSHLISRRSSPKLFGFIPTSTRLTTIRTRMDRSGGGSNFSDRQPTEMAPLFPGCDYEHWLIVMDKPGGENASPQQMIDCYVQTLAKIVGSEEEAKRKIYNVSCERYFGFGCEIDEETSNKLEGIPGVLFVLPDSYVDPEYKDYGAELFVNGEVVPRPPERHRRMMELTTHRSSDKPKYHDKTRYVRRRENMRSL from the exons ATGGCGAAATCGCTATCACGCTCCACCGTCTCCCGAGTCGCCACTCGTATCTTTCCCACCTCCCGGGCCGCCTCTCCCTCTCCTCTCCCTTCTCACCTCATCTCCCGTCGATCCTCACCAAAGCTTTTCGGATTCATCCCCACTTCGACCCGCCTAACTACGATCCGAACCCGGATGGATAGATCCGGTGGTGGATCCAACTTCAGCGACCGACAACCTACCGAAATGGCGCCGCTATTCCCCGGTTGCGACTACGAGCATTGGCTTATCGTGATGGACAAACCCGGCGGCGAAAACGCTAGTCCACAGCAAATGATCGATTGCTATGTTCAAACCCTAGCCAAAATTGTCGGCAG TGAGGAAGAAGCCAAGAGGAAGATCTACAATGTCTCTTGCGAGAGGTATTTCGGTTTTGGCTGTGAGATCGATGAGGAGACATCAAACAAACTCGAAG GAATTCCTGGTGTTCTCTTCGTTCTTCCGGACTCTTATGTTGATCCAGAGTACAAAGATTACGGAG CTGAGTTGTTTGTGAACGGGGAAGTGGTTCCGCGTCCACCAGAGAGACATAGGAGGATGATGGAGCTAACCACTCACAGAAGCTCGGATAAACCAAAGTACCATGACAAAACTAGATATGTCCGACGAAGAGAAAACATGCGTTCACTCTAA